From a region of the Frankiales bacterium genome:
- a CDS encoding DUF21 domain-containing protein — protein sequence MSPDVVSLVVAAVLVVIAGFLVAAETAFARVSRARVDELAREGQRGAARLLVLLDDRARYVNVLLFLHMLLFVSAIVLVTRSFLVLVGGPIWWQLVAAALVMVVVGYVVLGVAPRTLGVQHADRIAIRAAAPARLLAALLGPLTQLLILVGNALTPGRGYREGPFASQAELRELVDLAEASDVIEDDERQMIHSVFELGDTLARELMVPRTDMVFIEATKTLRQGLSLALRSGFSRIPVIGENLDDVVGVVYLKDLARRTFEHHDAETSERVASIMRPVFMVPDTKRADDLLHDMQSARTHLAVVVDEYGGTAGIVTIEDVVEEIVGEIADEYDTEAPEVEELGHGCYRVHARMHVEDFADLIGIDLDAEAEGVDTVGGLIAKRLGRVPIPGARATVDGWDLTAESAAGRRNRIGTVLAEPVVRRDEDHEAKDTTDA from the coding sequence CTCGTGGTGATCGCGGGCTTCCTCGTGGCGGCGGAGACGGCGTTCGCGCGCGTGTCGCGGGCCCGCGTGGACGAGCTCGCACGCGAGGGACAGCGCGGTGCCGCGCGCCTGCTCGTGCTCCTCGACGACCGCGCGCGGTACGTCAACGTGCTCCTGTTCCTGCACATGCTGCTGTTCGTGTCGGCGATCGTGCTGGTCACCCGCTCGTTCCTGGTGCTCGTCGGCGGACCGATCTGGTGGCAGCTCGTGGCGGCGGCCCTCGTGATGGTGGTCGTCGGCTACGTCGTCCTCGGGGTCGCCCCCCGCACGCTGGGCGTGCAGCACGCCGACCGCATCGCGATCCGGGCCGCGGCGCCGGCCCGCCTGCTCGCGGCGCTGCTCGGGCCGCTGACGCAGCTGCTGATCCTCGTGGGCAACGCGCTCACCCCCGGCCGCGGCTACCGCGAAGGCCCGTTCGCGAGCCAGGCCGAGCTGCGCGAGCTCGTCGACCTCGCCGAGGCCAGCGACGTCATCGAGGACGACGAGCGCCAGATGATCCACTCGGTGTTCGAGCTGGGGGACACCCTGGCCCGCGAGCTGATGGTGCCGCGCACCGACATGGTGTTCATCGAGGCGACCAAGACGCTGAGGCAGGGACTCTCGCTCGCGCTGCGCAGCGGGTTCTCGCGCATCCCCGTCATCGGCGAGAACCTCGACGACGTCGTCGGCGTCGTGTATCTCAAGGACCTCGCCCGCCGCACCTTCGAGCACCACGACGCCGAGACCAGCGAGCGCGTCGCCAGCATCATGCGACCGGTGTTCATGGTGCCGGACACCAAGCGCGCGGACGACCTGCTGCACGACATGCAGTCGGCGCGCACCCACCTCGCCGTCGTCGTCGACGAGTACGGCGGCACCGCGGGCATCGTGACCATCGAGGACGTCGTCGAGGAGATCGTCGGGGAGATCGCCGACGAGTACGACACCGAGGCGCCCGAGGTCGAGGAGCTCGGGCACGGCTGCTACCGGGTGCACGCGCGGATGCACGTCGAGGACTTCGCCGACCTCATCGGCATCGACCTCGACGCCGAGGCCGAGGGCGTCGACACCGTGGGCGGCCTGATCGCCAAGCGGCTGGGCCGGGTGCCGATCCCCGGGGCGCGGGCGACGGTCGACGGCTGGGACCTCACCGCCGAGTCCGCGGCCGGGCGGCGCAACCGCATCGGTACGGTTCTGGCGGAGCCGGTCGTCCGGCGCGACGAGGACCACGAGGCGAAGGACACCACCGATGCGTGA
- a CDS encoding isoprenyl transferase: protein MGPVAGRMRGSRPRAQGRPPLRPPTPHPSGARAPQIAPELVPRHVAVVMDGNGRWAKDRGLPRTAGHEAGEASLLDCVHGAIELGIGWISAYAFSTENWKRSPDEVRFLMGFNRDVIRRRRDEMHELGVRVRWAGRRPRLWKSVVDELEEAERLTAANTTLTLTMCVNYGGRAEIADAARAIAAEAAAGRLDPSKVDERTVSRHLDEPDMPDVDLFVRSSGEQRTSNFLLWQSAYAELVFVPTLWPDFDRRHLWWACEQYASRDRRYGGAEPNPLPPG from the coding sequence ATGGGGCCCGTGGCCGGACGGATGAGGGGCTCGCGCCCGCGCGCGCAGGGTCGACCCCCGCTGCGCCCGCCCACCCCGCACCCCAGCGGGGCCCGGGCGCCGCAGATCGCGCCGGAGCTCGTGCCGCGCCACGTGGCGGTGGTGATGGACGGCAACGGCCGCTGGGCCAAGGACCGCGGCCTGCCCAGGACCGCGGGCCACGAGGCCGGCGAGGCGAGCCTGCTCGACTGCGTGCACGGGGCCATCGAGCTGGGGATCGGGTGGATCTCGGCCTACGCCTTCTCGACCGAGAACTGGAAGCGCTCGCCGGACGAGGTGCGCTTCCTCATGGGCTTCAACCGCGACGTCATCCGTCGCCGGCGCGACGAGATGCACGAGCTCGGCGTCCGCGTGCGCTGGGCCGGCCGCCGGCCGCGGCTGTGGAAGTCGGTCGTCGACGAGCTCGAGGAGGCCGAGCGGCTCACGGCGGCCAACACCACGCTCACGCTCACGATGTGCGTCAACTACGGCGGGCGGGCCGAGATCGCCGACGCCGCCCGGGCGATCGCCGCGGAGGCCGCGGCCGGGCGGCTCGACCCGTCGAAGGTGGACGAGCGCACCGTGTCGCGGCACCTCGACGAGCCGGACATGCCCGACGTCGACCTGTTCGTGCGCTCGTCGGGCGAGCAGCGCACCAGCAACTTCCTGCTCTGGCAGTCGGCCTACGCCGAGCTCGTCTTCGTGCCCACGCTGTGGCCGGACTTCGACCGACGGCACCTGTGGTGGGCCTGCGAGCAGTACGCCTCCCGCGACCGCCGGTACGGCGGCGCCGAGCCCAACCCGCTGCCGCCGGGGTGA
- a CDS encoding transcriptional repressor — MPASPPPPSPRRSTRQQAAVRRVVDDAEAFRSAQEIHHELVDRGEAVGLSTVYRCLATLAASGEIDTLLRDDGETVYRRCSAGRHHHHLVCRLCGATVEVDGPAVERWADRTAEQHGYDEVSHTLEIFGRCAECRAAGRA, encoded by the coding sequence GTGCCCGCGAGCCCCCCTCCCCCCAGCCCGCGCCGCAGCACCCGCCAGCAGGCGGCGGTGCGGCGTGTGGTCGACGACGCCGAGGCCTTCCGCTCCGCGCAGGAGATCCATCACGAGCTGGTGGACCGCGGGGAGGCCGTGGGCCTGAGCACGGTCTACCGCTGCCTCGCGACCCTCGCCGCCTCCGGCGAGATCGACACGCTGCTGCGCGACGACGGCGAGACGGTCTACCGGCGCTGCAGCGCCGGCCGGCACCACCACCACCTCGTCTGCCGGCTGTGCGGCGCCACGGTGGAGGTCGACGGCCCCGCCGTGGAGCGCTGGGCCGACCGCACCGCCGAGCAGCACGGGTACGACGAGGTCAGCCACACGCTGGAGATCTTCGGGCGCTGCGCCGAGTGCCGCGCAGCCGGCCGGGCCTGA
- the recO gene encoding DNA repair protein RecO → MSLYRDEGVVLRAQKLGEADRIVTLLTRDHGRIRAVAKGVRRTTSRIGARLEPFGHVDVQLYTGRTLDGVTQVETLASYGARLVHDYARYTAGQAMLETAERLTPEEGEPAVQQYLLLVGGLRALVAAEHDAGLVLDAYLVRSLSVAGWAPSFDACARCGLPGPHRAFSVPAGGALCAEHRVPGSAAPAPETFRLLGSLLSGDWDDADASDDRARREASGLVAAYLSWQLERGLRSLPLVERG, encoded by the coding sequence GTGAGCCTCTACCGGGACGAGGGCGTGGTGCTGCGCGCCCAGAAGCTGGGCGAGGCCGACCGCATCGTCACCCTGCTCACCCGCGACCACGGCCGGATCCGGGCGGTCGCCAAGGGCGTGCGGCGCACCACCTCGCGCATCGGGGCCCGGCTCGAGCCGTTCGGCCACGTCGACGTGCAGCTCTACACCGGTCGCACGCTCGACGGCGTCACCCAGGTGGAGACCCTGGCGTCCTACGGCGCCCGGCTCGTGCACGACTACGCCCGCTACACCGCGGGCCAGGCCATGCTCGAGACCGCCGAGCGGCTCACGCCGGAGGAGGGCGAGCCCGCGGTGCAGCAGTACCTCCTGCTGGTGGGGGGCCTGCGCGCGCTCGTGGCCGCCGAGCACGACGCCGGCCTCGTGCTCGACGCCTACCTCGTGCGCTCGCTGTCGGTCGCCGGCTGGGCGCCCAGCTTCGACGCCTGCGCCCGCTGCGGGCTGCCCGGCCCGCACCGGGCCTTCTCGGTGCCGGCCGGCGGGGCACTGTGCGCGGAGCACCGGGTGCCGGGATCGGCCGCCCCCGCGCCCGAGACGTTCCGGCTGCTCGGGTCGCTGCTCTCCGGCGACTGGGACGACGCGGACGCCAGCGACGACCGCGCCCGGCGCGAGGCGTCCGGCCTGGTCGCCGCCTACCTGTCGTGGCAGCTCGAGCGCGGGCTGCGCAGCCTGCCGCTGGTCGAGCGCGGCTGA
- a CDS encoding EamA family transporter, translating to MADTAGTAEVRDPRSGAGGRGQAVLMVLGAAVLFGTTGTTQALGPSGTTPLGVGAARIVIGGAGLLAVLPWVGGRRSAALALWRTRWGVLAGVTTALYQVCFFGGVSRAGVALGTLVTIGSGPVFTGLLSWLMLRERPQASWALATTVCVVGLALLVASGASSPSVDPVGLLLALASGFGYAVYTVAAKRLMNEGHRSDEVMAASFGLGGALLLVVLVTQPIAWVSTPSGLAMALWLGLGTTTLAYVLFGRGLHHLPAGPVTTLVLAEPVVATLLGVLVLDETLAPAGWVGAACVLAGLALQGVVASRGPRARFVEDDLTAGGLPL from the coding sequence ATGGCGGACACGGCCGGGACGGCGGAGGTGCGCGACCCGCGATCCGGCGCGGGCGGGCGCGGCCAGGCCGTGCTCATGGTGCTCGGCGCGGCCGTGCTGTTCGGCACCACCGGCACCACCCAGGCGCTCGGCCCCTCCGGCACCACGCCGCTGGGCGTGGGTGCGGCGCGCATCGTGATCGGCGGCGCGGGGCTGCTGGCCGTGCTGCCGTGGGTCGGCGGCCGCAGGTCCGCGGCGCTGGCACTGTGGCGCACCCGATGGGGCGTGCTCGCGGGCGTGACCACGGCGCTCTATCAGGTGTGCTTCTTCGGCGGCGTCTCGCGGGCGGGGGTCGCGCTCGGCACGCTCGTCACCATCGGCAGCGGCCCGGTGTTCACCGGCCTGCTCTCGTGGCTGATGCTGCGCGAGCGGCCCCAGGCGTCGTGGGCGCTGGCCACCACGGTGTGCGTGGTGGGGCTGGCGCTGCTGGTGGCCAGCGGGGCGTCGAGCCCCTCGGTCGACCCCGTCGGCCTGCTGCTGGCGCTGGCCTCCGGCTTCGGCTACGCCGTCTACACCGTGGCGGCCAAGCGGCTGATGAACGAGGGCCACCGCAGCGACGAGGTGATGGCGGCGAGCTTCGGCCTCGGCGGCGCGCTCCTGCTCGTGGTGCTGGTCACCCAGCCGATCGCCTGGGTCAGCACACCGTCGGGCCTGGCCATGGCGCTCTGGCTCGGTCTGGGCACCACCACGCTGGCCTACGTGCTCTTCGGCCGCGGCCTGCACCACCTGCCCGCGGGACCGGTCACCACCCTCGTGCTGGCCGAGCCGGTGGTCGCCACCCTGCTCGGCGTGCTCGTCCTCGACGAGACCCTGGCGCCGGCCGGCTGGGTGGGCGCCGCGTGCGTGCTGGCCGGTCTGGCGCTCCAGGGCGTCGTGGCCTCGCGCGGGCCGCGGGCGCGGTTCGTCGAGGACGACCTCACCGCGGGAGGATTGCCGCTGTGA
- a CDS encoding cytidine deaminase — protein sequence MTAAVGTPASDLGPEDAKLATLARGARGRVGAAEGAAVRDETGRTYSGATVDLPSLGLSALRLAVAQAAASGARGLEAAVVVRRDADVDADDLAAVRDLGGAGVPVVVVGVDGVVSGSLVT from the coding sequence ATGACCGCGGCGGTCGGCACCCCGGCGTCGGACCTCGGGCCCGAGGACGCCAAGCTCGCCACGCTCGCCCGCGGGGCGCGCGGCCGGGTCGGCGCCGCCGAGGGGGCGGCGGTGCGCGACGAGACCGGCCGCACCTACTCCGGCGCCACCGTCGACCTCCCGAGCCTGGGCCTGTCGGCGCTGCGCCTGGCCGTGGCGCAGGCGGCGGCGTCGGGCGCGCGCGGGCTCGAGGCGGCCGTCGTGGTCCGTCGCGACGCCGACGTGGACGCCGACGACCTCGCCGCCGTGCGCGACCTCGGGGGCGCCGGCGTGCCCGTCGTGGTGGTCGGCGTCGACGGGGTCGTCTCCGGCTCGCTGGTCACCTGA
- a CDS encoding AI-2E family transporter: protein MDAEKPEESSSLSFLVTDEEERALRAEPHVTTIRFETRSFRRAVVAVLLLLLAFMAVLWIYTTLASFLFLLLLAWLLSIAMEPAVAWFANRGIRRGLATGIVGLIVIVASIAFMAVFGSLFFSQISELIKGLPGYVEQTVTWLNSTFHLHLDSTTILDQLQITPAKVAEWASSVAGGVFGFVGAAFGVVFDFITVLVFAFYFSADGPRLRRAIGSWLPERSQRVFITVWDIAVTKTGGFVVSKVVLAAISAFFHCGFFYLIQVPYWLPMGIFAGIVSQFIPTIGTYIGVAIPALFAAFAEPLDVVWIIAFATAYQQVENYVFTPRVSRATMDIHPAIALGSVFVGFAFFGPIGAIIGIPLAAAVMAVIETYGQRHELVPELRARTRGERPPRPGDALSGDPGTVVPAGKPLSPEGAAVAPGDTPTASEAAREEEAQEPQGSGDRAQPVEVAPADRAEGTAPPSGD from the coding sequence ATGGACGCCGAGAAGCCGGAGGAGAGCTCCTCGCTGTCCTTCCTCGTCACCGACGAGGAGGAGCGGGCGCTGCGCGCCGAGCCGCACGTCACCACGATCCGGTTCGAGACGCGGTCCTTCCGCCGCGCGGTGGTGGCGGTCCTGCTGCTGCTCCTGGCCTTCATGGCGGTGCTCTGGATCTACACCACGCTCGCGTCGTTCCTGTTCCTGCTGCTCCTGGCGTGGCTGCTCTCGATCGCGATGGAGCCGGCGGTGGCCTGGTTCGCCAACCGGGGCATCCGCCGCGGCCTGGCCACCGGCATCGTCGGCCTGATCGTCATCGTCGCCTCGATCGCGTTCATGGCCGTGTTCGGCAGCCTGTTCTTCTCCCAGATCTCCGAGCTGATCAAGGGCCTGCCCGGCTACGTCGAGCAGACGGTCACCTGGCTGAACTCGACGTTCCACCTCCACCTCGACAGCACCACCATCCTCGACCAGCTGCAGATCACGCCCGCGAAGGTCGCCGAGTGGGCCAGCAGCGTGGCGGGCGGGGTGTTCGGGTTCGTCGGGGCCGCCTTCGGGGTGGTCTTCGACTTCATCACGGTGCTGGTCTTCGCGTTCTACTTCTCCGCCGACGGGCCGCGCCTGCGCCGGGCGATCGGGTCGTGGCTGCCCGAGCGGTCCCAGCGCGTCTTCATCACGGTGTGGGACATCGCGGTCACGAAGACCGGCGGCTTCGTGGTGTCCAAGGTCGTCCTCGCGGCGATCTCGGCGTTCTTCCACTGCGGCTTCTTCTACCTGATCCAGGTGCCCTACTGGCTGCCGATGGGCATCTTCGCCGGCATCGTGAGCCAGTTCATCCCCACGATCGGCACCTACATCGGCGTGGCCATCCCCGCGCTGTTCGCGGCCTTCGCCGAGCCGCTCGACGTCGTGTGGATCATCGCCTTCGCCACCGCCTACCAGCAGGTGGAGAACTACGTGTTCACCCCGCGCGTGAGCCGGGCGACGATGGACATCCACCCCGCCATCGCGCTCGGCTCGGTGTTCGTGGGCTTCGCGTTCTTCGGGCCGATCGGCGCGATCATCGGCATCCCGCTGGCAGCTGCCGTGATGGCGGTGATCGAGACGTACGGCCAGCGCCACGAGCTCGTGCCGGAGCTGCGGGCGCGCACCCGGGGCGAGCGACCGCCCCGGCCCGGCGACGCGCTCAGCGGCGATCCCGGCACGGTCGTCCCGGCCGGCAAGCCCCTCTCCCCCGAGGGTGCGGCGGTGGCGCCCGGGGACACTCCCACCGCGAGCGAGGCGGCGCGCGAGGAGGAGGCGCAGGAGCCGCAGGGCTCCGGCGACCGGGCGCAGCCCGTGGAGGTCGCACCGGCGGACCGGGCCGAGGGGACCGCCCCGCCCTCCGGGGACTGA
- a CDS encoding GNAT family N-acetyltransferase — MTDVEALLRRVDGYLDAAPRAAARPVDAGPLRAFVSTAPWPYYVRPRPDLDLRAPGSVTAADVRAAAQVLREAGQAVAFEWVEELAPGLGAVLLAEGHEVRRFPLLVQPLPAAGRAAAGTAARLLDPDDEQLPAALAVQSLGFGAPGTATGPAGSAERDAHVPEPGLLEHVRSTLAAGRSVAAVAELPGDGVVATGWHTPVGPTTEVVGVATLPAFRRRGAAAAVLEVLVADAERRGCTLALLSAGDDDVARLYESAGFRRIGHVGAAEPRGPEPDRA; from the coding sequence GTGACCGACGTCGAGGCCCTCCTGCGCCGGGTCGACGGCTACCTCGACGCCGCACCCCGCGCTGCGGCGCGACCGGTCGACGCGGGGCCGCTGCGCGCGTTCGTGTCCACCGCGCCGTGGCCCTACTACGTGCGGCCCCGGCCGGACCTCGACCTGCGCGCGCCGGGCTCCGTGACGGCCGCCGACGTCCGCGCCGCCGCGCAGGTGCTGCGCGAGGCGGGCCAGGCGGTGGCGTTCGAGTGGGTCGAGGAGCTCGCCCCCGGGCTCGGGGCGGTGCTGCTCGCCGAGGGCCACGAGGTGCGCCGGTTCCCGCTCCTGGTGCAGCCGCTGCCGGCCGCCGGCCGCGCGGCCGCAGGGACGGCGGCGCGCCTGCTCGACCCGGACGACGAGCAGCTCCCGGCCGCGCTGGCGGTCCAGTCCCTCGGCTTCGGGGCGCCCGGAACGGCGACCGGCCCGGCGGGGTCGGCGGAGCGCGACGCGCACGTGCCGGAGCCCGGGCTGCTCGAGCACGTGCGGTCGACCCTGGCGGCCGGCAGGTCCGTCGCCGCGGTGGCCGAGCTCCCCGGCGACGGCGTCGTCGCCACCGGCTGGCACACGCCGGTGGGCCCCACCACCGAGGTGGTCGGCGTCGCGACCCTGCCCGCGTTCCGGCGGCGCGGCGCGGCCGCCGCCGTGCTCGAGGTCCTGGTGGCCGACGCCGAGCGCCGTGGCTGCACCCTCGCCCTGCTCTCCGCCGGCGACGACGACGTCGCCCGCCTCTACGAGTCCGCCGGGTTCCGCCGGATCGGCCACGTCGGGGCGGCCGAGCCCCGGGGGCCCGAGCCGGACCGGGCCTAG
- a CDS encoding GTPase Era, producing the protein MAAVTHRSGFACLVGRPNAGKSTLTNALVGEKVAITSSRPQTTRHTVRGIVHRDDAQLVLVDTPGLHKPRTLLGERLNALVRETWAEVDVIGFCIPADAPVGPGDRFIAQELAAARRTPKVAVVTKTDAVDRVTVADRLLEVARLGESTGIDWAEVVPVSAVSGDQVGLLADLLVGLLPEGPALYPDGELTDEPELVMCAELIREAALEGVRDELPHSIAVVVDEMIPREGRPADDPLLDVHASLYVERDSQKAIVIGHKGSRLREVGTTSRRHIEALLGTRVHLDLRVKVAKDWQQDPRQLRRLGF; encoded by the coding sequence ATTGCCGCTGTGACCCACCGCTCCGGATTCGCCTGCCTCGTGGGACGGCCCAACGCGGGCAAGTCCACGCTCACCAACGCCTTGGTGGGGGAGAAGGTCGCGATCACGTCGAGCCGACCGCAGACCACCCGGCACACGGTGCGCGGCATCGTGCACCGCGACGACGCGCAGCTCGTGCTCGTGGACACCCCGGGGCTGCACAAGCCCCGCACGCTGCTGGGGGAGCGGCTCAACGCGCTCGTGCGCGAGACGTGGGCGGAGGTCGACGTCATCGGGTTCTGCATCCCCGCCGACGCGCCCGTGGGGCCGGGCGACCGCTTCATCGCGCAGGAGCTCGCCGCGGCGCGGCGCACCCCCAAGGTGGCCGTGGTGACCAAGACCGACGCCGTGGACCGCGTCACGGTCGCCGACCGCCTGCTCGAGGTGGCCCGGCTCGGCGAGTCCACCGGGATCGACTGGGCGGAGGTCGTGCCGGTGTCGGCCGTGTCGGGCGACCAGGTGGGCCTGCTCGCGGACCTGCTGGTCGGGCTGCTGCCCGAGGGGCCGGCGCTGTACCCCGACGGCGAGCTCACCGACGAGCCGGAGCTCGTGATGTGCGCCGAGCTGATCCGCGAGGCCGCCCTCGAGGGGGTGCGCGACGAGCTGCCGCACTCGATCGCCGTCGTCGTCGACGAGATGATCCCGCGCGAGGGGCGGCCCGCCGACGACCCGCTCCTCGACGTGCACGCCTCGCTCTACGTCGAGCGCGACAGCCAGAAGGCGATCGTCATCGGGCACAAGGGATCCCGGCTCCGCGAGGTGGGCACGACCTCACGCCGGCACATCGAGGCGCTGCTCGGCACACGGGTGCACCTCGACCTGCGGGTCAAGGTGGCCAAGGACTGGCAGCAGGACCCCCGTCAGCTGCGCCGGCTCGGCTTCTAG